One Fusobacterium perfoetens ATCC 29250 genomic window, ATAATATAAACATTAGGGCCTACATTATATTGTAATGAAATACCTCCAGATATAAGTTTATCTGTAACTAATCCATAGTAAGGAATACCATAAAAATCAAATTCTTTATAATTTAAACTAAATTTTTTTGTACCACCTATTTTAAATAAACCTTCATATCTATAATTAAAATCATCATTAAATAATTGTCCTCCAGAAGCGAAAGCACCAAAAGAAAGTTTTTTATTAATAGGGAAAGTTTTAAATACATTAAATTTATATCCATGAAAATCAAAACCAGAATTAGAAATTCCTCTATTAACAAATCCTGCTAAATAAGAAAAACTTCCTTTAGTAGGGAATGAAATAGAATCTAAATTATCATAAATAATATAAGAACTACCCCAAATATAATTTTCAATATCTTTATCTTCTAAATCATAAGGAAGACCAGATGTAAAATAGTTTTTAGAATATTTCCAACCACTTGATATACCAAAAAGAAGATTATTAAAAATAGAAGAAGAAATATCATATTGAAAACCTAAAGATTTTGTAGTGTACTTAGAAATAAGTTTTCCAGAATTCCAACCATAAAGAAAAACAGGAGAATATTGATAAGATAAACTATAATTTCTTGAAAAATCAATATCAAAAATTTCAAAAGTATTTTTATTTCCTATACTTAATTTAGGAAAAGAAGATATTTCACTTTTTATATAATAGTTGTTACCAAAACTATTGCTATATGGTAAATCTGTATTTAAGTTTAAGGCCATACCATAATCATTAGAAACATAAAGGAAATTTCCATAAATCTTAAATAAAGGACTTTCTTCTAAAGAAAAAGTAATATTATCATTTTGTACTTTATAAAAAATCCTATCAACATATGAAAGAGCATAGATTTTATTGGTCCAAGTATTTAAATCATCTATTGTATAGTTATCAGTTTGTGGTTTTAAATCTATAGCTTTTTTATAGGTAAAAGTAGAGTTTCCAATTAAATTTATAGAATTAATAGGACTATTGAAATTTTTTAAAGCACTAGATTTTTCTTTTATGGCTAGAAATTTTTCTTTATTAGAAAGCTTTTTTAAATTTGAGGAAAAATGTTCAGCAGCTATTTCTCCTTCTTTAATGATAGGCGCAATATTTTCGAAATCAAGAGTTCCAAATTTTTTTACATTAGGAACTATTAAAATATCAGCATAATTTTTTTGGATTTTTGTACTTTTCATGCTATTGTATCCAGAAATTTTATCAATAACTTCTACTACATTGGAACTAGTTGTTATATTTTTAGGGTCAGCAGTTATATCTACAGCTATTATAATATCAGCTCCAGCTTTCATAGCTTCTACAACTGGGAAATTATTGGCCACTCCACCATCAACAAAGAAACTATCTTGATGTTTTATAGGAGTGATAATAGATGGAATAGCCATACTCATAAGGACAGCTTTTGCTAAATCTCCTTCTTTTAAGGCTATAGCTTTTCCAGTATTAATATCTGTAGAAACAGCTCTAAATTTTATTGGAAATTCATCAAAATTATTTATTTTTTCAACTCTTTCAAAAGTTTTTTTAAAGTTAAGATAAATATGTTCTCCATTTATTACCCCTAATGGGAAATGAATGTCATTATTATTATCAATAGAAACACTAAGAGTTCCTTTAATTTCATTAATTTTTTGAGTAATATTTTTTAAAGAACGGTCAGGAGAGTTTGAAAATAATTTTTCAAATTCTTGAGTAAGTAAAAAATCTTCTATTTCTTTTGGAGAATAACCTATAGAATACATGGCTCCTACAATACTTCCTGCACTAGTTCCTATTATCATATCAATAGGAACATTATATTTTTCTAAAACTTTTAAAACTCCAACATGCCCAGCTCCTTTAGCTCCACCACCACTTAAAACCAAAGCAATTTTTGGAGAACCATTTTTTTTATTTATATCAAACTTATTTTTATTTACATAAGTTTTTAAATCTTCTAATTCCTTGATATAATCTTCTAACATTTCTATATGATTATCAATAGAATTTATTTTATCTTTTTTAGTATTTATTTTTCCATAATATTTTTCTTCTTGAGAAAAGGAAAAAATAGATAAAATTATAAAAAGAAAAATAAGTAAAAATTTTTTCATAACCCCTCCATAAATATTTTTTATTATTATATCACAATAATAAAAAAAATATGAAAAAAAGTATAAATTATAGTATAATAATGTTAGTAAACAAACAAAAGGAGGGAGTTATTTTGAAAAAAATAATTTATTTATTAATGATTTTATTAGTAGGGTGTACAGCAATAGAAGAGAAAGAGGACTCTCCTATAATTTATAATTTAGCAATAGTTAGTACAAATAATATAAATGGAAAAATTCAAGAGGGAATAGGTTATCCTAGATTAGCAACAATAATAAAAGATAAAGAAAGAGAGTTTGGAAAAGAAAAAGTTTTATATTTAGATGCTGGAGGAAATTTTTCAGGAAGTAAATTTTCAGAAAGTACTAAAGGAGCAGGAATTTCAAAAGTATTAAATGGAGTAGGATTAAAAGTTACTACTTTAGGAAAAGGGGATTTTTATTATGGAGCAGAGAGAATAAAAGAATTAGAAAAGATTTCTAATTTTAAAATAGTAGCTTCAAATGTTAAATATAGAGATGGAAGAGATTTTGTAAAACCATATTTATTAGGAAGAATGGGAGATAAAAGATTTGCTATTATAGGGATAGTTTCTCCAGAACTATATAATGAAATGGATAAGAAGACAAAAGGAGAATTAATAATTCAAGAACCTATATTAGTTATTCCTAATTTAGTTAGATTAATAAAAGAAAATAATATAGATTTTATAATTGCTCTTTCTTCTTTTGGAGAAAATACAGAATGGAATGCAGCAGAATTAGCTAAGAATATCTCTGATATAGATTTAATGATAGTAAGTGGACAAGGAAAAAGTATGAATCAAAAAATGAATAACACTTATATAATTAAAGAGGAAAATTCTTTTGGAAGTATAGGAATAACAAAGATAGCTTTAAAAACTGGTAAAAAATCATTAGATAGAATAAATCATGAAAAAATAAAATTAAATGATATTTATATTCCTGAAAATGAGAAAAAGATTGTAAAAGAAAGTACAATAAAAGAAGAAGTTATAAAAGGTGAAGATATATATTATAAAGTACAACCAGGAAATACTTTATATTCTTTAGCTAGAGAATACAATACAACTGTTGATGAAATAAAAAGATTAAATCCTAGTATTGAAGGAAATAACATAAAAGTGGGAGAAACTTATAAAATACTAGAGAAAAAAGTGGATATTGTAGAAAAGAAAGTTGAAACAGAAACAAATAAAGCGAAAGAGATGTATGATAACTTTGATTCTATTGCAGTAGAAATGAATGATATGGAAAATATTCCAGATAATGCATTAGAAGTTGGAAAAATAGATATTCCAAAAGATAGTGAAGTAGAGAAATTAATAGAAACTTTAAAATAAGAAATAATTAGGAGGAGAGATGGAATTTTCGTTAAATTTAAAACAGGATTTAAAATTAATTTTAACACAAGAAATGAAAGTCTCTCTAAATATTTTGGAGATGTCTTCTTATGATTTAGAAAAATATATTTTAAAAGAAAGGGAAATCAATCCCTACATAGAAGTGGAGTATACAAATATTAGTAAAAAAAATTTTTCAAATGATGAGGAAGAATTTTCTCCATTAGATTTAGCCCATAAAGAAGAGAGTTTAGTAGATTATTTAGAAGAGCAAATAGGATATTTGAAAATTAATAAAAATATGAGATTTCTTTGTTCTTATATAATAAATAATCTTGATAAAAGAGGTTATCTTTTATTAAAAAAGCAAGAAATAAAAGATCTGACTAAATTTCCTTTAAAAGAGATAGAAAAGGCAATAGAAATAATAAAATCTTTAGAACCAGTAGGAATAGGAGCTCAAAATTTAGAAGAGTGTCTTATAATTCAATTACATAAAAAGCAAATAAATGATATAGTTTTAGAGAATTTAATAAAATATTTTTTAAGAGAGTTAGCAGATAGAAAAATTGAAAAAATTTGTGAAAAATTAAAAATTAATCAAGAACAGCTTAAGAAATATTTTGAAATAATTCGAAAATTAAATCCTATTCCTTCTCGTGGTTTTTATATGGGAGAATCAATAAATTATATTTCTCCAGAAGCAGAAATAAAATTAGTTGATGGAGAGTATAAAGTTATAATGTTATATGGAAATCTTCCAAAAGTGAAAATTAAAGAAGGAGAAAATATAGATAAAACGTATTATACCTCAGCTAATAATTTAATAAAGTTTATAGAAAAAAGATATGAAACTTTAAAAAATATATTAGAGGTTATATTAGAAAAACAATATGAGTATTTTTCACAAGAAAATGGAAAATTAAAGAATTTCACTTTAAAAGAAGTATCAGAAAAATTAGAAATACATGAATCAACAATTTCAAGAGCTATAAAAAATAAATATATATCTTCAAATAAAGGGATGTTAAGGATAAAAGATTTGTTTGTATTAAATGATGAGAAAGAGTTAATCTGTGAAATTATAGAAAATTTAGTTTTAGAAGAAGATAGAGAAAAACCATATACAGACCAATATATGGCTGACTATATAAATTTGCATAATTTAAAAATAGCTAGAAGAACTGTGGCAAAATATAGAGAAGAATTAGGAATAGCCTCAGCATCTAAAAGAAAATTAAAAAATATCTAGGAGGAATATGGAAATCTCTCTTATTGAAATAAAAGAACATGTAAAAAAATATATAGAAGTTATTACTACAGTTATAGATGTTGGTGTAGGTGTGGTAGATAAAAATATGAAAAGAGTTTCTAGTACAGGACTTTATATTGATGAAGATGGGGAAGAAGTATTAGGTAGTGTTTATAAAAATACTTTGGAAACAGGAAGTACAAATGTAATAGAAAATCCAAGACAACATTGTCTTTGTATAGAATGTATAGATAAACAGAGGTGTAAAGAAACTTTAGAAATTTCTACACCTATTTATTGTAATGGAGAAATAGAGGGAGTTTTAGGGTTAGTTTGCTTTACAGAAGAGCAAAAAAATAAGATACTTTCTGATGTAAATTCTTATTTAAATTTTACAAAACAAATAGCTGAATTTATAGGAATGAAGTTTAATGAATATAAAGAGAGTTTACTTCAAAAAGAAAAAGAGGAAACTCTTAATCAAATATTAAATAATATGACAAAAGGTGTCATAGTTACTAATAGTGATAATGAAATTTTAATCATAAATCAAATAGGAATGAAAAAATTAAAATTAGTTTTTAGTCCTGTTGGAAAAAAAATAAAAATAATTAGTCAAAATGATTATATAATGAATGAGGAAATTTTTAAATTAATAATAAATGAGAAAGAATATACAGTAAGTGGAAAAAAATTTCCTTTGAATTCAATAAGCAAAAAAAAGGAAGATGCTTTTATTTTTGATGATATACAAAAAATTAATAAAAATATTGTTGAAGTAAGTAATCAATATAATAGAATAACTTTAGATGATATTCATGGAAAATCACAAGCGATTTTATCTTTAAAAGAATATATTCAAGCTATTTCAAATTCAAATTCTACAGTATTGATAACAGGGGAAAGTGGAACTGGAAAAGAGTTAATAGCTCGTTCAATACATTCTTGTGGAAATAGAAAAGATAAACCATTTGTTGTTATAAATTGTTCAGCTATTCCAGATTCACTTTTAGAAAGTGAACTTTTTGGATATGTAAAAGGAGCTTTTACAGGAGCTAATAATAATGGACATATGGGAAAGTTTGAATTAGCTAACACAGGAGTAATTTTCTTAGATGAGATAGGTGATATGCCTTTATATTTACAAGCAAAATTATTGAGAGTTTTACAAGAGAAAAAAATAGAAAGAATAGGGTCTAATAAAAGTATTGATTTAGATATTAAAATAATAGCTGCTACTAATGCTGATTTAAAACAAAAAATTAAAGAAAAGAAATTTAGAGAAGATTTGTATTATAGATTAAATGTAATACCTATTCAAACTCATCCTTTAAGAGAAAGAAAAGAAGATATAGAACCAATAGTAGAAGAACTTATAAAAAAATATAGTTTAATAGCTAATAAAACTATAAAAGAGATGGATAGAGAGGTATTAGACTTATTATTAGAATATGATTGGCCAGGAAATATTAGAGAATTAGAAAATATTATAGAATTGATGATGAATACTTGTGGAAATAATGAAAAAATAGTAAAAAATATGTTGCCAGAAAATATTTTAAAAAAAGATATTAAAGAAAATATTATAAAGGAAGAAAAAAGATTTTTTGAAAGAGAAGAAGAAATTTTATTTGAAGAATTTGAAAAATTAGAAAAAGAATATATAATAAGAAGTCTAAAAAAATATGGAAATTCTACAGAAAGTAAAAAGATGATTTCTGAGAAAATGAATATAGGATTAACAACTTTATATAGAAAATTAAAAAAATTTAATATAGATAAATAAGTAGAAGGAGAACAAAATGTTTCAACCAAAAAAAACTATAGAATATTCTGGAGTAGGAATAACTATGATATCAGAATATACTAAGATAAAAGGAGATATAGATATATCTTGTAATATTTATATAGATGGAAAAGTAGAAGGAAGTATAAAATCTACAGCCCTTATAACTATTGGAGAAAAAGGTGAAGTTATAGGGAGTTTGAAGGCAGAGAGAATAATAATATCTGGAGTATTAAGAGGAAAAGCTGAAGCTACAGATGTAGAATTTATAAAAAATGGAAAAATTTATGGAGATATTATTAGCTCTAAATTATCTATAGAAGAGGGAGTTATATTTGAAGGAACTAATAAGTTAAAAAAATAAAGCACTTTCGAGTGCTTTATTTATTTTATATATAATAAAATAATATAAAATATATATAATTGATTTTGTGTTTAAAAATTGTTGATTATGATTATAAAATTGAAAAAAATACAATAATATTTAAAAAAAATAAAAAAATATTGATTTTTTTTTAATTCTTGATATACTCTTTTCATTAAAAAAATAAAATAACTAGTTGATTGGAGGAGCAAAATGGAGAGAGAAAGAAAAATGTCGTTAACCACAAAAATTTTTATAGCTTTGATAATAGGAGTTATAGTAGGTTTAGTATTACATCCTCTAAAAAATAATCCTTATGTAGAAAAATATCTTTTAAATTTTGTATTTACTTTTTTAGGTAATGGATTTGTAAGAGCCATTAGAATGGTAGTTGTTCCATTAGTTTTATGTTCTTTAGTTATGGGAGCAGCAGGAATAGAAGATGTAACTAAGCTGGGAAGGATTGGAGCAAAAACTTTAATCTTTTATCTATCAACAACAGCTGTAGCTGTAGTTTTAGCCTTAGTTGGAGGAAATATAATAAATCCTGGAAAAGGAGTAAATATTAGTGATATAGCTACAACAGTAGTATCAGTAGATAAAACAAAACCATTTGTAGATATTTTATTAGATATGATACCTATAAATCCTATAGAAGCACTAGCTAAAGGAGATATGTTACAAATAATAGTTTTCTCTATAATTTTAGGAATAGCAATGTCTTTATTAGGAGAAAAAGCAAATGAAGCTAAAAAACTTTTTGAAGCTGGAAATAATATAAGTTTAAAATTAGTAGAAATTATTATGTTATTTGCTCCTTTAGGAGTATTTGGTTTAATAGCTAAAACTTTTACAACATTAGGTTATATAGCTTTAGTTCCATTATTTAAGTATTTTATGGGAGTAGTAGTAATATTATTTATTCATTGTTTGGTAACTTATCAAAGTATATTGGTATTATTTGGAAAATATAATCCTATAAAATTCTTTAAGAATTTTGCTCCAACAATGTTGGTAGCTTTTTCTACAGCTTCAAGTAGTGCTTGTTTACCATCATCTTTAAAAACTATGCAAGAAAATTTTGGTGTTTCTAAAGCAATTTCATCTTTTACAATTCCTTTAGGAAATACAATAAATATGGATGGAACAGCTGTTATGCAAGGAGTGGCTACAATATTTATAGCTCAAATTTATGGAATAGATTTGACAATGGGAAATTATATTACAATAATTCTTACAGCTACTTTAGCTTCAATAGGAACAGCAGGAGTTCCTGGAGTTGGAGTAATAATGTTAGGAATGGTTTTAGTACAAGTAGGACTTCCTTTAGAAGGAATTGGACTTGTTATGGGAATAGATAGATTTGTAGACATGTTTAGGACAACAGTAAATGTAACAGGAGATGCTGTTTGTACTTTAGTAATAGCTAAATCAGAAAAAGAAAATATAAAGTAAGGCTCTTTATATAAACTACACTAAAAAAGGGAGATATTTCTCCCTTTTTTAATTAAAAATTTTCTTCTAAAATTTTTGCAAGTTGGTCAGGACAAGATGTAGATTTTTTTCCACAAGTAATTCCTTTTAATTTTTTTATAACATCTTCTTTTGACATTCCAATTATTAAATTTTCTATTCCATGAGTATTACCATCACATCCACCTAAAAATTCAATATTTTTAATAATTCCATTGTCATCAATTTCTAAAGCGATTTCTCTAGCACATACTCCAGAAGTGATAAATTTTTTCATAGTGAGCCTCCTAAACAAATTTATAATATTATATAATATTTTTCATAAAAAATCAGTAAAAATTTTTATATAAAAAAATAAACTTTTTTTTTAGAGTTCTCGTCATAAAGGTGAAGTTAATAAAAATGCAAAAATAATAAATTTCCCCAAAAATAAAAAAGAGTGAGTTTTCACTCTTTTTTATTTTTTTGTCATTTTCATGTCACAGATTATTTTTAAGATAAAAAAATATACATTTTATAGATAATATAGTTTATAATATAAAATAAAAAAGTGATGGAGGAAAAATGAAAAAAATTTTTTTATTTCTTTTAATTATAAACCTTACATTTGCAAGAGAAATCTCTTTTGAAGAGGCTTTAGAAATAGCTAAAAAAAATAACAGAAATTTACAAATTCAAGAATTAACTGTAAATCAAAAAAAACTTGAAAAAAATTCTAAAGTAAAAGAATTACTTCCAACTATTCAGATAAATAGTTCCTATGAAAAAATAGAAAATCAATATGAAGATGAAAAATTTAATAATTCTTTAAAAGCTAAACAAACTATTTTTTCTGGGGGAGAAAAATATAATGATGTAAAATTAGCAAAACATAATGAAGAATTAGAAAAAATAAATTTATACAATGAAGAAAATTATTTAAGAATTAAGGTTTTAGAAAGTTATATACAATGTCTTTATAATAAAGAAATTTTACTAGTCTATGAAAAATCTTATGAGGATAAAGAAAAAGAATTGGAAAGACAAGTAGAATTTAGAAATTTAGGACTTGTAGATAAAACAGAAGTACTAAAACTTGAAAGTTCATTATATCAAACAAAAGGAAAAATACTTGAAGCAAAAAATAATTTAATAACAGGAAATTTAGCTTTAAAAACTCTTTTAAGAATAGACCCAAGAGAGAAAATTCAAGTGAAAGAATTAGATTTGAAAACAATACAAATGAAAGATATAGTATTGGAAGAAGATGTAAAAAATACTTTAAAAAATGGAGTTCAAGCTAAGATTTTAAATAAAAATATAGATATAAAAGAATCAGAAACAAGTAAAAAGTTAAGTAGTTTTTTTCCAAAAGTAAGTGCTGAATATTCATATAACAATATAAATAAAGATAAATTTTCAGGAAGTTTTTCAGGACATCAAGATGATTGGGAATGGAGAGCTGGAATCTCTTTTGAATGGGATATATTTAATTTTGGAAGTGATATAGATATTTATAGAAGTTCTAAATTAGATGTAGAAAAATTAAAGTTAACTAGAGATGAAGAACTAGATAACTTGAGAAAAAATATGATAAATGCTTATAATAATATATTCACTTTGGAAAAATCAATGGAAAGTAATAGAAAGGCTTTTGAAACATCTTTAGAAACTTATAATATTGAAAAGGAAAAATATGAAAATAGATTGATTGATACTATTGATTATCTTAAAGCAGAAGAAGATATGATGAGAACCAAAGTAGAATATTATAATTCAAAATTAAATTATTTTTTAGCTTATGAAAAATATATGGTATTGAGAAAATAAAGGGAGAAAATAAGATGAAAAAGATTGTGTTATTTATATTTATGATATTATTATTGATTTCTTGTAAAGATAATAAGGCTACTTCAAAAAAAGAAATAATTAAAGAGATAAAAAGTATAGAGCTAAAAGAAATGACATTAGATAATATAGAAATATATAATGGAGAAATAACACCAAGTAATGATGTAAAAATAATAACTCCAACAGGTGGATATGTAAAAGAGATTAACTTTAAAAATGGAGATATTATAAAAAAAGATGAAGTTATCTTAAAATTAGAAGATATAGAAACAGAAACAAATTATTTACAAGCAGAGGGGAATTTATATAAAGCTAAATCAGATTATGAAACTCAAAAAATATCTTTTGAAAAATATGAAAAATTATATAAAAAAGATTATATTTCAGAAGATACTTATTTAACAGCTAAAAATAATTTATCTCAAAGTTATGGTATTTATAAAACAGCAGAGGGAAATTATTTAGATGCTAAAGATAAAAAAGAAAGATTGATAGTTAAGGCGCCTATTAATGGAATAGTGACAGATTTAGATTTAAAATTAGAAGAAAAAATTATTGCTAATAGTGAAGTATTATCTATTATAGATAATGAAAATATGGAGATAAAAGTAGCTGTATCTGGAAAGAGTGTCAATAATATTAAAGTGGGAAATGAAGCAAAAATATATATAGAGGAAATAGATAGAGAAGTTATAGGAAAAATAGAAAGTATTAATTTGGCAGCTAATAAAGAAACAAAAAAATATCAAGTAAAAATAATTTTTAATAATGAGAAAAAAGATATTTTAAAAGGAATGTATGGAAAAGTAAAAATAAATCAAGGAAAAACAAAAGGGTTATTTATTCCTAAAGAAGCTATTATGGTAAAAGATTTATATACTTATATAGCTATAACTAGAGATGGAAAAGCTTTAATATATAAAGTTGATTCAAAAGATTCTATAGGAAATTATCAAGAAATAATTTTTAAAGATTATAAAATAGGAGATAGATTGATAATAGAAGGACAATATTTATTGAATAATAATGATAAAGTTAAGGAGAGAGAAGAATGAGGTCTATTTCAGAATTTTCAATAAAAAAACCAGCTACAGCATTTATGATTATTATATCAATGGTAGTATTTGGTGTTTTAGGAATGAGAAAAATGCCTATAGAATTAAAACCAAATACAGAATATCCAATAGTAAGAGTTAGGGTAAAATGGGACGGAGCAACCCCTGCTGATGTAGAAAAAATGGTTACAAGAAAAATAGAGGATATTTTACCAAATATAGAAGGAGTTAAAAGCTTTAGTTCTACTTCCGAAGCAGAAGAAGCTTCTATTGAAATAGAATTTGATTATGGAGTAAATATAGATACTAAAATAACTTTAGTTCAAAATGAAATAAATCAAATAAGAAATAAATTACCTGAAGATATAGATGAACCTATTGTACGGGAAAGAGGTGGTTCTTCTTCACCTGTTGCTAACTTAGTATTATTTGGTGGGGATATAATGGAGATGAGGACTTATGCTGAAAATATTTTAAGTCCTATGTTAGAAAAAATAGAGGGAGTTTCAGAAGTTGTAGTTTATGGAGGAGCAGCTCAACAAGTTTTAGTTGAAATAGACCCTGAAAGATTAGAAAATTATAATTTGAATATAAGTGAAGTAATTAATAAAATAAAATCTTCAAATATAAGTGTACCTAGTGGAAAAGTTAGAGAAGGATATAAAGAATATATTGTTAAGGTTCAAGGAGAAATAGAAACAGTAGAAGAAATAGGAAATATAATTTTATTAAATAAAGATGGTCATTTATTAAGAGTAAAAGAGATAGCAAATGTAAGATTAGAAAGAAAAGAAAAAGATAGTATCTACAGAAAAGAAGGAAGAGAAGGAATAGGAATAATTATTAGAAAAACAGATTCTGGAAATACTATAGAGATTGTAAAAGAAACTAGAAAAGTAGTAAATGATATAAAGGAAGCTCTTCCTTTAAATTCAAATATAATTTTTGAATTTGATTCTTCTATAACAGTAGTAAACTCAATTTTAAATGTAAAAAATACAGCAATTTTAGGATTAATTTTAGCAGCTGGAATATTATTTATATTTTTAAAGAATATAAGTTCTACACTTATTATTTCAACAGCTATTCCAGTTTCTATAATATTTACTTTTTTCTTATTAAATGCTCAAGGTTTAAGTTTAAATATGGTTTCTTTAATGGGATTATCTTTAGGAATTGGAATGTTGGTAGATAACTCTGTAGTTGTTGTAGATAATATTTTTAGACATATGAGTGAATTAAATGAAGATAGAGGAATTGCTTCTCAATTAGGAGCTGAAGAGGTAGGAATGCCAATTTTATCTTCTACATTAACTACAGTATCTGTATTTTTTCCCTTAGTATTTCAAGAGGGAATAGCAAAACAACAATTTCAAGATATGAGTTATGCTATAACTTATTCTTTAATGGCTTCTTTAATAGTTGCTTTAGTTTTTGTACCAATGGTATCAAGTAAAATAATGTCGTATAAAAATACTATATCAACAGAGGGAAAAGTTTTTAAATATGTAAAAGAAAAATATGTAGATTTTTTAACAATGTCTTTGAAATATAAAAAAAGAGTTATTGGAATAACAATACTATTATTTATTGGTTCTATGTTTGTAGCAAGAACTATTGGAGGAAAATTTAATCCTACTACTGATATAGGAAGATTTGCTGTAGTGGCATTACTTCCTAATGGAGCAGATGTTAATATGACAGATAAAGTAGGAAAGATTTTAGAAGAGAGAACTAAGGGATTAAAGAATTTGCAAACTTATACAGTTTCAGGTAATACAGAAAGTGTATCATTAAATATGAATATGGGATTAAAAACTTCAAGAGAAGAATCTATGAAAGAAATTTTACAAGAGTTAAGAAAAAAATTTTCTAATATTCCTGATGTAAAAATAGCTGTTGTTCCAAATTTTATTTATGGAACTAGGGGAATTTATGATTTAGAGTTTGAATTGTATTCAGACAATATGGTTATATTAGAAGAAGTGATAAAAGATTTGGAGAAAAAAATAAGAAATATAGATGGGATAGCAGAATTTAAAACATCTTTAGAAGGAGGAAAACCAGAGGCAAGAATAATTGTAGACAGAGAAAAAGCAGCTTATTATGATGTGGATATAGAAACAATAGCAAAAACTATTCAGTATCAAATTCTTGGAGGAGTTCCTTTTAAAATTTACAGTGATAATGCTGAGATAGATGTTACAGTTCAGTTGGAGAAAAAATATAGAGAATCTAATAAACTCTTAATGAAGTCAAGAATAACTTTACCAAATGGAAAAAATATAAAAATTTCAGATATTGCTAGTTTAAAAATAATAGAAGGACCAGCAAAGATAGAAAAAGAAAATAAAAAAATGAAGGTAATAGTTTATGCTAACTTAACAGATGAAAATAAATTAATGGAAGTAAATAATAAAATTGTTAATATTTTTAAAGAGGGAAATTATCCAAATAATGTAAGTTTTGGATTTGGTGGAAAAACTTCTAGTATGCAAGATATGTTATCAGAACTATCTTATGTATTTGCTATTGGATTATTTTTAATATATTTTATTTTGGTATGGGAATTTGAATCATTTAT contains:
- a CDS encoding patatin-like phospholipase family protein, whose product is MKKFLLIFLFIILSIFSFSQEEKYYGKINTKKDKINSIDNHIEMLEDYIKELEDLKTYVNKNKFDINKKNGSPKIALVLSGGGAKGAGHVGVLKVLEKYNVPIDMIIGTSAGSIVGAMYSIGYSPKEIEDFLLTQEFEKLFSNSPDRSLKNITQKINEIKGTLSVSIDNNNDIHFPLGVINGEHIYLNFKKTFERVEKINNFDEFPIKFRAVSTDINTGKAIALKEGDLAKAVLMSMAIPSIITPIKHQDSFFVDGGVANNFPVVEAMKAGADIIIAVDITADPKNITTSSNVVEVIDKISGYNSMKSTKIQKNYADILIVPNVKKFGTLDFENIAPIIKEGEIAAEHFSSNLKKLSNKEKFLAIKEKSSALKNFNSPINSINLIGNSTFTYKKAIDLKPQTDNYTIDDLNTWTNKIYALSYVDRIFYKVQNDNITFSLEESPLFKIYGNFLYVSNDYGMALNLNTDLPYSNSFGNNYYIKSEISSFPKLSIGNKNTFEIFDIDFSRNYSLSYQYSPVFLYGWNSGKLISKYTTKSLGFQYDISSSIFNNLLFGISSGWKYSKNYFTSGLPYDLEDKDIENYIWGSSYIIYDNLDSISFPTKGSFSYLAGFVNRGISNSGFDFHGYKFNVFKTFPINKKLSFGAFASGGQLFNDDFNYRYEGLFKIGGTKKFSLNYKEFDFYGIPYYGLVTDKLISGGISLQYNVGPNVYIIGRYNTITFNSDSNNFFYQKDSEFASNFYNGYGIGLGWDTLLGPLEFSLTNDSINNGILFNIYFGYTF
- a CDS encoding LysM peptidoglycan-binding domain-containing protein, whose protein sequence is MKKIIYLLMILLVGCTAIEEKEDSPIIYNLAIVSTNNINGKIQEGIGYPRLATIIKDKEREFGKEKVLYLDAGGNFSGSKFSESTKGAGISKVLNGVGLKVTTLGKGDFYYGAERIKELEKISNFKIVASNVKYRDGRDFVKPYLLGRMGDKRFAIIGIVSPELYNEMDKKTKGELIIQEPILVIPNLVRLIKENNIDFIIALSSFGENTEWNAAELAKNISDIDLMIVSGQGKSMNQKMNNTYIIKEENSFGSIGITKIALKTGKKSLDRINHEKIKLNDIYIPENEKKIVKESTIKEEVIKGEDIYYKVQPGNTLYSLAREYNTTVDEIKRLNPSIEGNNIKVGETYKILEKKVDIVEKKVETETNKAKEMYDNFDSIAVEMNDMENIPDNALEVGKIDIPKDSEVEKLIETLK
- the rpoN gene encoding RNA polymerase factor sigma-54, which gives rise to MEFSLNLKQDLKLILTQEMKVSLNILEMSSYDLEKYILKEREINPYIEVEYTNISKKNFSNDEEEFSPLDLAHKEESLVDYLEEQIGYLKINKNMRFLCSYIINNLDKRGYLLLKKQEIKDLTKFPLKEIEKAIEIIKSLEPVGIGAQNLEECLIIQLHKKQINDIVLENLIKYFLRELADRKIEKICEKLKINQEQLKKYFEIIRKLNPIPSRGFYMGESINYISPEAEIKLVDGEYKVIMLYGNLPKVKIKEGENIDKTYYTSANNLIKFIEKRYETLKNILEVILEKQYEYFSQENGKLKNFTLKEVSEKLEIHESTISRAIKNKYISSNKGMLRIKDLFVLNDEKELICEIIENLVLEEDREKPYTDQYMADYINLHNLKIARRTVAKYREELGIASASKRKLKNI